A single region of the Lotus japonicus ecotype B-129 chromosome 4, LjGifu_v1.2 genome encodes:
- the LOC130713786 gene encoding protein NRT1/ PTR FAMILY 8.3-like produces MGSVENDSSVVEVEEPLLQDEESKRYTGDGSVDFKGRPVLKQNTGTWKACPFILGNECCERLAYYGIATNLVTYLTQKLHQGNVAAARNVTTWQGTCYLAPLIGAILADSCWGRYWTIAVFSTIYFLGMCTLTLSASVPALKPAECFGPVCPPATPAQYAVFFFGLYLIALGTGGIKPCVSSFGADQFDDTDPQERIKKGSFFNWFYFSINIGAVVSSTFVVWVQENMGWGLGFGIPAIFMALAIGSFFIGTPLYRFQKPGGSPITRMLQVVVASFRKRNVVVPEDSSLLFETPDKSSAIEGSRKLEHSDELRCLDRAAVVSDAENKSGNYSNLWRLCTVTQVEELKILIRMFPIWATGIVFSAVYAQMSTLFVEQGTMMNTHIGSFNIPPASLSSFDVISVIFWVPVYDRFIVPIARKFTGKGRGFSELQRMGIGLFISVLCMSAAAIVEIVRLQLAREHGLVDKPVPVPLNIFWQAPQYFLLGAAEVFTFVGQLEFFYDQSPDAMRSLCSALSLLTTSLGNYLSSFILTLVTYVTTRGGNPGWIPDNLNKGHLDYFFWLLAGLSFLNMLVYITAAKRYKQKKAS; encoded by the exons ATGGGTTCTGTAGAGAATGATTCATCGGTTGTGGAAGTTGAAGAGCCTCTTCTTCAG GATGAAGAGAGCAAACGATACACAGGAGATGGCTCAGTTGACTTTAAAGGGAGACCTGTTCTTAAGCAGAATACTGGCACTTGGAAAGCTTGCCCATTTATCCTAG GCAATGAATGCTGTGAACGTTTGGCATACTATGGAATTGCAACAAATCTTGTTACCTATCTTACCCAAAAACTACACCAAGGGAATGTCGCTGCTGCAAGAAATGTCACCACTTGGCAAGGCACATGTTATCTTGCACCTCTCATTGGAGCTATTCTAGCAGATTCTTGCTGGGGACGATACTGGACTATTGCAGTTTTCTCCACGATTTATTTTCTA GGGATGTGTACATTGACTCTTTCTGCATCTGTTCCAGCATTGAAACCTGCTGAGTGTTTTGGTCCTGTATGCCCTCCAGCTACTCCTGCTCAATATGCTGTGTTCTTCTTTGGTCTCTACCTGATTGCACTTGGGACTGGTGGTATTAAACCATGTGTCTCATCTTTTGGGGCAGATCAGTTTGATGATACTGATCCCCAGGAAAGGATTAAGAAGGGATCCTTTTTCAACtggttttatttttccatcaacATAGGTGCTGTAGTATCAAGCACTTTTGTTGTATGGGTTCAAGAAAATATGGGCTGGGGTCTTGGATTTGGCATTCCTGCTATATTTATGGCATTAGCTATTGGAAGCTTTTTCATAGGCACGCCCCTCTACAGGTTTCAAAAGCCAGGGGGAAGTCCTATTACAAGAATGTTGCAGGTTGTGGTAGCATCTTTCCGGAAGCGGAATGTGGTTGTCCCTGAGGATAGTAGTCTCCTGTTTGAGACACCGGACAAGAGCTCTGCAATTGAAGGAAGCCGAAAACTGGAGCATAGTGACGAACTTAG GTGTCTTGATAGAGCAGCTGTAGTGTCTGATGCTGAGAATAAAAGTGGCAATTATTCTAACCTCTGGAGACTTTGCACAGTGACACAGGTGGAGGAATTAAAAATCTTGATCCGCATGTTTCCAATTTGGGCTACTGGAATAGTTTTCTCTGCTGTTTATGCCCAGATGTCAACTTTGTTTGTGGAACAAGGAACCATGATGAACACACATATTGGTTCCTTTAATATTCCTCCAGCTTCCCTCTCAAGTTTTGATGTGATAAGTGTTATTTTCTGGGTGCCCGTGTACGATAGGTTCATAGTTCCCATTGCAAGGAAATTTACCGGCAAGGGAAGGGGCTTTTCAGAGTTGCAAAGAATGGGAATTGGACTTTTTATTTCAGTCCTGTGTATGTCAGCAGCTGCTATTGTCGAGATTGTGCGCTTGCAGCTTGCAAGAGAGCATGGCCTTGTTGATAAACCTGTGCCGGTTCCCCTCAACATATTTTGGCAAGCTCCTCAGTATTTCTTATTGGGGGCTGCAGAGGTATTTACATTCGTGGGGCAGCTTGAGTTCTTCTATGACCAATCACCAGATGCTATGCGCAGTTTATGCAGTGCTTTGTCACTTCTCACCACTTCATTGGGGAATTACTTGAGCTCTTTCATTCTCACCCTAGTAACTTACGTCACTACACGAGGTGGAAATCCTGGGTGGATTCCAGATAACTTGAACAAAGGTCATCTAGATTACTTTTTCTGGCTTTTAGCTGGACTTAGCTTCTTAAACATGTTGGTGTACATAACTGCTGCCAAAAGGTACAAGCAGAAGAAGGCTTCTTAA
- the LOC130713788 gene encoding LOW QUALITY PROTEIN: 54S ribosomal protein L37, mitochondrial-like (The sequence of the model RefSeq protein was modified relative to this genomic sequence to represent the inferred CDS: deleted 2 bases in 1 codon): protein MAMYYVRSVRHILTTKEAFGVASKRAFATGKAKKGSKGGAADGPKASSLTKELKSSTVVGANILKEGADPKILPDSEYPHWLWHLLDKRPALSELRRKNIETLSYEYLKRYVKLDNRSRIKENNSLKAKN, encoded by the exons ATGGCAATGTACTATGTTAGGTCTGTTAGACACATTCTTACCACCAAAGAAGCATTTGGAGTTGCAAGCAAGCGAGCTTTTGCCACCGGTAAAGCAAAGAAAGGATCTAAA GGTGGAGCTGCTGATGGACCCAAAGCATCATCTCTTACCAAAGAACTCAAGTCAAGTACAGTTGTTGGTGCCAACATTCTCAAGGAAGGAGCTGATCCCAAAATTCTACCTGATTCTGAATACCCTCACTGGTTGTGGCATCTGCTTGACAAACGCCCCGCGCTAAGTGAGTTACGTAGGAAGAACATCGAAACACTCTCTTATGAATATCTTAAACGCTATGTTAAGCTGGATAACCGATCTAGGATCAAGGAGAATAACTCTCTCAAGGCAAAGAACTGA